One genomic segment of Candidatus Kryptonium sp. includes these proteins:
- a CDS encoding DNA-binding protein — MSRKQYSLRRTYIGRLPQGADLLESITKICKEENIRIGKITAIGAVKKAVIAFYDQIEKKYHNIEFDNEMEIVACIGNVSVLNGQPFVHCHIVLADNQGKCFGGHLMIGTEVFACELIIEEFEGEPLERVYDEESGLNLWHPASILME, encoded by the coding sequence ATGTCAAGAAAACAATACTCACTGCGTAGGACTTACATCGGTCGCCTTCCACAAGGTGCTGACCTGCTTGAAAGCATAACAAAAATCTGTAAAGAAGAAAACATTAGAATTGGCAAAATCACGGCAATTGGAGCTGTGAAAAAAGCAGTTATAGCTTTCTACGATCAAATTGAGAAAAAATATCACAACATTGAATTTGACAACGAAATGGAGATAGTAGCTTGCATCGGGAATGTAAGCGTGCTAAACGGTCAGCCATTTGTTCATTGTCACATTGTGCTTGCAGATAACCAGGGGAAATGTTTCGGTGGACATTTGATGATCGGCACGGAGGTTTTCGCTTGTGAGTTGATAATTGAAGAATTTGAAGGTGAACCGCTTGAAAGAGTTTACGACGAAGAAAGCGGATTAAACTTGTGGCATCCAGCTTCAATCCTAATGGAATAG